A genomic segment from Agelaius phoeniceus isolate bAgePho1 chromosome 2, bAgePho1.hap1, whole genome shotgun sequence encodes:
- the ZIC2 gene encoding zinc finger protein ZIC 2 gives MLLDAGPQFPALGVGTFARHHHSAAAEMQDRELSLAAQNSFVDSAAAHMGAFKLNAGAHDLSPGQSSAFTSQAPGYPAAALGPHAAHVGSYSGTPFNSTRDFLFRSRGFGDSSPAGGQHGIFGPAAGSLHHPHTDAQSHLLFPGIHDQHGPHASQNVLNGQMRLGLPGEVFARSDQYRQVSSPRTDPYSAAQLHNQYGPMNMNMGMNMAAHHHHHPGAFFRYMRQQCIKQELICKWIDPEQLNNPKKSCNKTFSTMHELVTHVSVEHVGGPEQSNHVCYWEECPREGKPFKAKYKLVNHIRVHTGEKPFPCPFPGCGKVFARSENLKIHKRTHTGEKPFQCEFEGCDRRFANSSDRKKHMHVHTSDKPYLCKMCDKSYTHPSSLRKHMKVHESSPQGSESSPAASSGYESSTPPGLVSPSAESQSTNNLSPAAAAAAAAAAAAAVSAVHRGGGGGGGSGGGGGGHSGLSSNFNEWYV, from the exons ATGCTGCTGGACGCCGGCCCGCAGTTCCCGGCCCTCGGAGTGGGCACCTTCGCCCGGCACCACCACTCGGCCGCGGCGGAGATGCAGGACCGGGAGCTGAGCCTGGCGGCGCAGAACAGCTTCGTGGACTCGGCGGCGGCGCACATGGGCGCCTTCAAGCTCAACGCCGGCGCCCACGACCTCTCCCCCGGGCAGAGCTCGGCGTTCACCTCGCAGGCGCCCGGTTACCCTGCCGCCGCCCTGGGCCCCCACGCCGCTCATGTCGGTTCCTACTCCGGGACGCCCTTCAATTCTACCCGGGACTTCTTGTTTCGCAGCCGGGGCTTCGGGGACTCGTCGCCGGCCGGCGGGCAGCACGGCATCTTCGGCCCTGCGGCCGGCAGCCTGCACCACCCGCACACGGACGCTCAGAGCCACCTCCTCTTCCCGGGCATCCACGACCAGCACGGTCCCCACGCCTCCCAAAATGTTCTCAACGGGCAGATGCGACTGGGCTTGCCGGGGGAGGTATTCGCCCGGTCGGATCAGTACCGCCAGGTTTCCAGCCCCAGGACTGACCCTTACTCGGCGGCTCAGCTGCACAACCAGTACGGCCCCATGAATATGAATATGGGCATGAACATGGCagcccaccaccaccaccacccagGTGCCTTTTTCCGCTACATGCGGCAGCAGTGCATCAAGCAAGAGCTCATCTGCAAGTGGATCGATCCCGAACAgctgaacaaccccaaaaaaagtTGCAATAAAACTTTCAGCACCATGCACGAGTTGGTCACCCATGTCTCGGTGGAGCACGTTGGGGGACCCGAGCAGAGCAACCATGTCTGCTACTGGGAGGAGTGTCCCCGCGAAGGCAAACCTTTCAAAGCGAAATACAAACTGGTCAATCATATCCGAGTGCACACGGGAGAGAAACCtttcccctgccccttccctggctGCGGAAAAGTTTTCGCCAGATCAGAAAATCTCAAAATTCACAAAAGGACGCACACAG GGGAGAAGCCCTTCCAGTGCGAGTTCGAAGGCTGCGACCGGCGCTTCGCCAACAGCAGCGACCGCAAGAAGCACATGCACGTCCACACCTCGGATAAGCCCTACCTGTGCAAGATGTGCGACAAGTCCTACACGCATCCCAGCTCCCTGCGGAAGCACATGAAG GTGCACGAGTCGTCCCCGCAAGGCTCCGAATCCTCCCCGGCCGCCAGCTCCGGCTACGAGTCCTCCACCCCCCCGGGGCTGGTGTCCCCTAGCGCCGAGTCGCAGAGCACCAACAACCTCTCccctgcggcggcggcggcggcggcggcggcagcggcggcggccgtGTCCGCCGTGcaccggggcggcggcggcggcggcggcagcggcggcggcggcggcggccacAGCGGCCTTTCCTCCAACTTCAACGAGTGGTACGTGTAG